TGGTTGGTGGCGAAAACATTAGTTACGGTACTAGAGATGTCGGACTTGGAACTTGCAGGTTTTGCCAGTTACAAGTTGAGGGTCCTACGCGCGGGTGGGAGATGTCAGGgaaggtggaagtggaatcAGCATGCATTTTGGCTGCCATAGAGAGTTTGTTGTTCGGACAAGGAGGGTTCAGGTGGTCCACTATCCAAGGACGAAAACCATATACCATATAGAGAAAGATGTTCAGAGATAGAGCGGCAGAGAGAAATTAGGGAGGCGGGGTAGTTGGACATTGTTAAGAGGACATGTATAGGAAGCGAATCGCGGAATGCGAGACGGATGGAGGTGTACGTATGGGTTTTACATACCGGTCACCGCCGTTCTCATATGTGTTCGGTGTGGTATGTGATGTGCTTTTTTGTTCTCCATACTTTTGGAAGGACAAGGGAATAGGGAACGCGGGTTCACATGAGCGGCGCAGCGAAAAGCATATGGAACTAGTTAGTGCATGAAATGGGTCTTTTTCTCAAATTTTATGGGCGCACGGTCGGAATATAAAGGTTGGGGGTTATCTGATTATGCTGTGGCTGGTGCTTCCCTCGCGTACTTTCATTCTTTTTTTGATCCCGTTTCGAGTTTTGTCATGATGCCCCCATCTGTATGTCTATAGCTCGAAATGTACAAGATGATAGATGCAATAACAGCTCCCATATTCATGTCTCGGTTAGGATACAGGTTTAAAATTTATCATCTTGCCCAGTAGTGAACCCTTGACCTTTGACCAAAGATGGCACataaaaaaaacacaacTCAGGTGGTATATCATTATTACAGCAATCACGCTCGCTTATCTTGCTCATAGTTCCATCccactcccctcctccactcaTTCTAGAAAGCAAGTGTATCAGAGATCATGATGACGACACCGAAGCCGCGCCAGAAGCGGccgcaccagcaccagcagcagcgccgCCCGCTCCCGTCGGCTCCACCGGTTTCGTGTACGTTACCTTCTCAACCGCCACGTTTTCCACCCCTTTCTCATCCTTCCTCAACTGATAGACATAAAGCGTCAACGAAATACCCTGGACATCCATCAGACAAAAGCTCGgcaccacctcctcatcttcatcgaaCCCCTTATCCTGCTCTTTTTGTCCTTCGCCATTGCTGCCGAGGTTAACAGCCCACGAAGCAGCAGTAGTCGTAAACGCCCCCGTCGCCGACCCGGGGTTCACGAAAAACTTGTCCATGTACTCGAAGCACTCGAACTTGTGCGTGCCGCCCCAGCAGAGCACATCCACGTCCAGACGGTTGGCTTCGGCTAGGAGGAGGTCCGGTTCGTTGGATACCAAGGTGAAACCTTCGAGGAAGCCGATGCGAAGGTTGCCATGCGTGACAACGCTGgtgaggggaagggaagttGCTTCGACGTCCATGCGGCCGCGAACGATTTTCAGGTCGGGGGCGATGGTGCGCAGGTATTCGTAAGTTGACCGGTCAGTTAGGTTGCCGAGGCAGAGGGTTTGGGAGATCTTGCCGGGGGCGAGGAGTTTCTTGAACTATTTTGGGGCGAGAGGTGTTAGAGAGGTtgaagggagagagagagagaggaggggggagaggatGTGAGAAAGCGCACTTTGGCGGGAATGTCCAGGGCCCGGTCTGGGATGTGGAGGTCACCGATCACGAGAATTAGGAAGGCCATTTTGGCGGTTTGTGCGGACGCGCTTGAGACTAGAAGGTGGCTGAGAAAGTTGATGTATGTAAGAAGGAGGCGCCGTGAAGATGCCGACGTGTGCTGGAAGCCGTCGAGGTTCCAGTACAAGGGACTGGCGTTGTCGGTCAGACAACTTGTGGACTGATTCGTATTATGGTATTATTTGGCGTTGTCTATTTGgcgacaaaaaaaaaaccaaccAATTGGCCGGAAGATGGATAATGGACAGGAATGATGAGGCGTCTGCTCGTCGATGTTATTGTTGACGTCTCGAGCTCGGAGCTTGCGTCGGTGGGCTGCAGTGCGATTTGGTGACAAGAAGTGCCCTGACAGACGGGAACCAAAGTGACGGAGGGGAGCTGGTGTGTGGAGACGCGCGCGGACCTTGTCGGGCAAGCTGATAGAGTGGGGGAGGCTTAAGTTAAGTTGACACAACGCCcctatgtacactatgtaccTTATCCCCGCATTTTGAGCCTCGCGTCCCCAACCTCAGCTGAGGGGAGAATCCGACCCCCGGCCCTTCCGCGACGCTGACTGTTCTACAACTTCTTGTGACATGTCTCGTCCGACTTGGTGTGCAGGGCCCCCGAGCCTGTCAGCAGTTCCGATCCCGGCGGAGTCAAGAGCATCGAGGCACAAGTACCGAATCGGTTGACGGCACccgccgcgccgccgccagcaTGGCCAGCGCACCCATTCAGGGGACGCCAGAATTGCCCCCCGGAATGCCATTCTCATCTGGAACGCGGACTTGGCTCGGAATCTCATGTCTGTAGTCGCcataaaagtattttagtCTATTTAGCTGGCGGTAGATTCATAATTCCGCTTCGGCACACGTTTTGCGGtccattccttccttcactttttctttcccccttGATTGCGTTCAGAAGTTGTGTCTCTGACTCTGACCGACTTCCTCTTGGGCTTGACTTGTAACTGAAGACTGAGCTCGGTAACAGCCACTACAAGTCTACGACCTACTAGCATCAACCTACACTTGGAACAGCCGCATTAGGTACCTAAGTAGTTCGGGGAACCAGGTGGAGGAGTCCTGCATAACGCTCCCAGCGCCTTCCAAACTGGCACACTCAACGTCTCTTGTACGCTCGGCGCTTCGGCGGTCATCGGTACTCACGGGAATAACATCATCGATGCCCCGCTCCAGCGGCCCGGTCGACTCCCCCGCTCGGCTGTCCCTGATCTCCCGTCACCTCGCCCCCGATTACCCACTCAACACTCCTTATACCGTCGAGAGACACCCGGACAACATCGACACCTCTCTCTTGCCCAAAACACAAACCCGCGCCCTCACCACCGACACCACTCCAGCCAACATGTCTACCCAGCCTGAGCATGCGACCCTCCTTATTCCCGGCCCCATCGAGTTCGACGATGCTGTCCTCAACTCCATGAGCCACTACAGGTGAGATCCGAACGGCGCAAACCAATCAACCCCACCTGTAATTGGCTGACCATATTTGCAACAGCGAGAGCCATGTCGGGCCTGGCTTTGTTGCTGTCTTCGGCGAGACCCTGTCGATGCTGCGCAAGTTGTTCCAGACCACGGACCCCTCCGCTCAGCCTTTCGTCCTGTCCGGCTCCGGTACCCTGGGTTGGGATCTCGTTGCCGCCAACCTGATCGAGCCTGGTGAGGATGCGCTCGTCCTCAGCACCGGTTACTTTGGCGATGGCTTCGCCGACTGCCTGAAGGTCTACGGCGCCAACGTCACCCAGATCTCTGCCGAGCCCGGCAGCCGCCCTCAGCTCCCTGAGATTGAGAAGGCTCTTTCGGAGAAGAAGTACAAGCTCCTCACCGTCACTCACGTCGATACCTCTACTGGTGTCCTCAGCGAGCTCAAGAACCTTTCCGAGCTTGTCCACAGGGTTTCCCCCGACACCCTCGTCATTGTCGATGGTGTCTGCTCCGTCGCCTGTGAGGAGATTGACTTTGATGCCTGGAAGCTCGACGGTGTTGTCACTGCCTCCCAGAAAGCCATCGGCTGCCCTGCCGGTCTCTCTATCTCCATGTTCAGCGGTCGCGCCATCCAGGCCTTCCAGAACCGCCAGACTCCACCGACCTCTTACTTTGCTTCAATGAAGAACTGGCTGCCCAGTGAGTACCACTTCACGTTACAATCTACCCTTTTGATACCACTTGCTAACGTATGATGCGCGCGAACTACAGTCATGCAGAACTacgaggccaagaagccCTCCTACTTCGCCACTCCTTCTCCCCAGCTCGTTCGCGCCCTCCATACCG
The Neurospora crassa OR74A linkage group II, whole genome shotgun sequence DNA segment above includes these coding regions:
- a CDS encoding retrograde transporter, encoding MAFLILVIGDLHIPDRALDIPAKFKKLLAPGKISQTLCLGNLTDRSTYEYLRTIAPDLKIVRGRMDVEATSLPLTSVVTHGNLRIGFLEGFTLVSNEPDLLLAEANRLDVDVLCWGGTHKFECFEYMDKFFVNPGSATGAFTTTAASWAVNLGSNGEGQKEQDKGFDEDEEVVPSFCLMDVQGISLTLYVYQLRKDEKGVENVAVEKVTYTKPVEPTGAGGAAAGAGAAASGAASVSSS
- a CDS encoding alanine-glyoxylate aminotransferase; the encoded protein is MPRSSGPVDSPARLSLISRHLAPDYPLNTPYTVERHPDNIDTSLLPKTQTRALTTDTTPANMSTQPEHATLLIPGPIEFDDAVLNSMSHYSESHVGPGFVAVFGETLSMLRKLFQTTDPSAQPFVLSGSGTLGWDLVAANLIEPGEDALVLSTGYFGDGFADCLKVYGANVTQISAEPGSRPQLPEIEKALSEKKYKLLTVTHVDTSTGVLSELKNLSELVHRVSPDTLVIVDGVCSVACEEIDFDAWKLDGVVTASQKAIGCPAGLSISMFSGRAIQAFQNRQTPPTSYFASMKNWLPIMQNYEAKKPSYFATPSPQLVRALHTALGQIVAQGVKERFAAHKAASDKIKAAVAALGLKQVAANPDDQAHGMTAIYLPENVKGAELLPKLASRGVVFAGGIHKAIAAKYIRFGHMGVSVLDPSRGHVEKAIKALEEGLSECGYQKA